From a region of the Stenotrophomonas sp. BIO128-Bstrain genome:
- a CDS encoding S9 family peptidase produces the protein MRHLFASLALMLASTSIAHAEKLTLDAITGPLPLSGPTLMKPKVAPDGSQVSFLRGKDADRNQLDLWAYDIASGQTHLLVDSKVVLPGEETLSDAEKARRERQRIAAMTGIVDYQWSPDARTLLFPLGGELYLYDLSKQGKAAVRQLTHGEGFATDAKLSPKGGFVSFVRARNLWVIDLASGQQIQLTGDGSDTIGNGVAEFVADEEMDRHTGYWWAPDDSAIAFARIDESPVPVQKRYEMYADRTEMIEQRYPAAGDHNVTVKLAVIAPRRNAAPRWIDLGRNPDIYLARVDWRDPKHLTFQRQSRDQKTLELVQTELASGQQRTLVTETSPTWVPLHNSLRFLKQGGFVWSSERSGFEHLYRISDDGKTVTPLTAGTWPVDELLAVDEDAGKVYFRAGMDSPRESQLYAVSLQGGTPQRLSQAPGMHTASFARNASVYVDSWSNTTTPPQIALHRANGEKIATLVENNLDDPAHPYARYLDAQRPVEFGTLTAADGRTELHYSLIKPTGFDPAKRYPVVVYVYGGPASQTVTNSWPGRGDHLFNQYLAQQGYVVFSLDNRGTPRRGRDFGGALYGVQGTVEVADQLRGVAWLKQQAWVDPARIGVQGWSNGGYMTLMLLAKASDSYACGVAGAPVTDWGLYDTHYTERYMNLPGNNPKGYEEARVLAHIDGLRSRLLLIHGMADDNVLFTNSTVLMSALQKRGQPFELMTYPGAKHGLSGSNALHRYRLAEDFLGRCLAP, from the coding sequence ATGCGCCACCTGTTTGCTTCGCTCGCCCTGATGCTCGCCTCGACCTCGATCGCCCACGCTGAAAAACTGACCCTGGATGCCATCACCGGCCCGCTGCCGTTGTCCGGCCCGACCCTGATGAAGCCCAAGGTGGCCCCGGATGGCTCGCAGGTCAGCTTCCTGCGCGGCAAGGATGCGGATCGCAACCAGCTGGACCTGTGGGCGTACGACATCGCCAGTGGGCAGACCCATCTGCTGGTCGATTCCAAGGTGGTGCTGCCGGGCGAAGAGACCCTGAGCGATGCCGAGAAGGCCCGCCGCGAGCGTCAGCGCATCGCCGCGATGACCGGCATCGTCGATTACCAGTGGTCGCCGGATGCACGCACCCTGCTGTTCCCGCTCGGCGGCGAGCTGTACCTGTACGACCTGAGCAAGCAGGGCAAGGCCGCGGTGCGCCAGCTCACCCACGGCGAAGGCTTCGCCACCGATGCCAAGCTCTCGCCGAAGGGCGGCTTCGTCAGCTTCGTGCGCGCCCGCAACCTGTGGGTGATCGACCTGGCCAGCGGCCAGCAGATCCAGCTCACCGGCGATGGCAGCGACACCATCGGCAATGGCGTGGCCGAGTTCGTGGCCGATGAGGAAATGGACCGCCACACCGGCTACTGGTGGGCGCCGGATGACTCGGCGATCGCCTTCGCCCGCATCGATGAGTCCCCGGTGCCGGTGCAGAAACGCTACGAGATGTATGCCGACCGCACCGAGATGATCGAGCAGCGCTACCCGGCCGCCGGCGACCACAACGTCACCGTGAAGCTGGCGGTGATCGCGCCGCGCCGGAACGCCGCGCCGCGCTGGATCGACCTGGGCCGCAACCCCGACATCTATCTGGCCCGCGTCGATTGGCGCGACCCGAAACACCTGACCTTCCAGCGCCAGTCGCGCGACCAGAAGACGCTCGAACTGGTCCAGACCGAGCTGGCCAGCGGCCAGCAGCGCACGCTGGTGACCGAGACCTCGCCGACCTGGGTGCCGCTGCACAACAGCCTGCGCTTCCTCAAGCAGGGCGGTTTTGTGTGGTCGTCCGAGCGCAGTGGCTTCGAGCACCTGTACCGCATCTCCGACGACGGCAAGACCGTCACCCCGCTGACCGCCGGCACCTGGCCGGTGGACGAACTGCTCGCCGTGGACGAAGACGCCGGCAAGGTCTACTTCCGCGCCGGCATGGACAGCCCGCGCGAAAGCCAGCTGTATGCCGTGTCGCTGCAGGGTGGCACGCCGCAGCGCCTCTCACAGGCGCCGGGCATGCACACCGCCAGCTTCGCGCGCAACGCCAGCGTCTACGTGGACAGCTGGTCCAACACGACCACGCCGCCGCAGATCGCACTGCACCGTGCCAACGGCGAGAAGATCGCGACCCTGGTCGAGAACAATCTTGACGACCCGGCGCATCCGTACGCGCGCTATCTCGATGCGCAGCGCCCGGTCGAGTTCGGCACCCTGACCGCCGCCGATGGCAGGACCGAACTGCACTACAGCCTGATCAAACCGACCGGTTTCGATCCGGCCAAGCGCTACCCGGTGGTGGTGTACGTCTACGGCGGCCCGGCCTCGCAGACGGTCACCAACAGCTGGCCCGGCCGTGGCGATCATCTGTTCAACCAGTACCTGGCCCAGCAGGGCTACGTGGTGTTCTCGCTGGACAACCGTGGCACCCCGCGTCGCGGCCGTGATTTCGGTGGCGCGCTGTATGGCGTGCAGGGCACGGTGGAAGTGGCCGATCAGCTGCGCGGCGTGGCCTGGCTGAAGCAGCAGGCCTGGGTCGACCCGGCACGCATCGGCGTGCAGGGCTGGTCCAACGGCGGTTACATGACCCTGATGCTGCTGGCCAAGGCCTCCGACAGCTACGCCTGCGGCGTGGCCGGTGCACCGGTGACCGACTGGGGCCTGTATGACACCCACTACACCGAGCGCTACATGAACCTGCCGGGCAACAACCCGAAGGGCTACGAAGAAGCGCGCGTGCTGGCGCACATCGACGGCCTGCGCTCGCGCCTGCTGCTGATCCACGGCATGGCCGATGACAACGTGCTGTTCACCAATTCCACGGTGTTGATGAGCGCCCTGCAGAAGCGCGGCCAGCCGTTCGAACTGATGACCTACCCCGGCGCCAAGCACGGCCTGTCGGGCAGCAATGCGCTGCACCGCTACCGCCTGGCCGAAGATTTCCTGGGGCGTTGCCTGGCGCCCTGA
- a CDS encoding cytochrome c oxidase assembly factor Coa1 family protein, giving the protein MTLPPALPGSTVPTGWWRRHWRWAMPLAVVVGMAAAAGAVGFALSQWAYWSKSSTPYQEAMRRARCNIELVAALGEPLRDGYLPAGSMHSNGQSQFVIAVSGPQGNGRIFLNAKRAGEHWDYPMLYVVTDGKEAIDLAALDDLEAADSCALEECRAKGDCPPAPEALQI; this is encoded by the coding sequence ATGACATTGCCGCCCGCGCTTCCTGGTTCGACCGTGCCCACCGGCTGGTGGCGTCGCCACTGGCGCTGGGCGATGCCGCTGGCGGTGGTGGTCGGTATGGCGGCGGCAGCGGGCGCGGTAGGGTTCGCGCTGTCCCAGTGGGCGTACTGGAGCAAGTCCAGCACGCCCTACCAGGAAGCCATGCGCCGTGCGCGCTGCAACATCGAACTGGTGGCGGCCCTGGGTGAGCCGCTGCGCGATGGCTACCTGCCGGCCGGCTCGATGCATTCCAACGGGCAGAGCCAGTTCGTGATCGCGGTGTCCGGCCCGCAGGGCAACGGCCGCATCTTCCTCAATGCCAAGCGCGCCGGCGAGCACTGGGACTACCCGATGCTGTACGTGGTGACCGACGGCAAGGAGGCGATCGATCTGGCCGCCCTGGACGACCTCGAAGCCGCGGACAGTTGCGCGCTCGAAGAGTGCCGGGCGAAGGGGGACTGCCCGCCGGCACCGGAGGCCTTGCAGATCTGA
- a CDS encoding DUF885 domain-containing protein: MKPLVLAVALALSVPAALSAPPALAAPAAAKPAASPAWVTRSNQLAQILLDAQGPFQPEETGFFGVPGYDDKVADFGPDNGARYRAAMAKARSELQAKLATERDPNVRQDLAIMIAAADQNIEGSELNEKYLLPWSDTPQTVFSGLNLLLSDQVPAERRARALDRLKAYAGLAPGTQPVTTLSRQRYEERLGDKGLLQPTKIEVEQSLANVDTYISGIEQLFGKYKVAGAEQALQTIASQLREYRDWTRRDVLPKARTDARLPEPLYAYQLKRVGIDIAPALLMQRAQLEFMETRSAMRQLAPLVVQAKGLKVTDPTDPVAVVRALKGDKIADDQLEHHYRGVIDAIDPIIRREKIVDVPQRPMQMRLGSAAESAASPAPHFLPAPLVGNTGQQGTFVLPLGNPAAGDKAAQYDDFNFGSAAWTLSAHEGRPGHELQFTAMVERGISLARTMFAFNSVNVEGWALYAEAEMVPYEPLDGQLIALQFRLLRAARAMLDPMLNLGQIDRANAERVLIDEVGLSKAMATQELDRYMVRMPGQAGSYFYGYTRILELRMQTELALGDRFDRLAFNNFLLDQGLLPPDQLAKAVNEVFVPKYKGAAKR, encoded by the coding sequence ATGAAGCCGCTTGTCCTCGCCGTTGCGCTTGCGCTGTCCGTTCCCGCCGCGCTGTCGGCTCCCCCGGCCCTGGCCGCGCCGGCAGCCGCCAAGCCCGCCGCTTCGCCGGCCTGGGTGACCCGCAGCAATCAGCTCGCGCAGATCCTGCTGGATGCGCAGGGCCCGTTCCAGCCGGAAGAAACCGGCTTCTTCGGCGTGCCGGGCTACGACGACAAGGTGGCCGACTTCGGCCCGGACAACGGCGCCCGCTACCGCGCGGCGATGGCCAAGGCGCGCAGTGAGCTGCAGGCCAAGCTCGCCACCGAGCGCGATCCCAATGTCCGCCAGGACCTGGCGATCATGATCGCCGCCGCCGACCAGAACATCGAAGGCAGCGAACTCAACGAGAAGTACCTGCTGCCGTGGAGCGATACCCCGCAGACCGTGTTCAGCGGCCTCAATCTGCTGCTGTCCGACCAGGTACCCGCCGAGCGCCGCGCCAGGGCGCTGGATCGTCTAAAGGCCTACGCCGGGCTTGCCCCGGGCACGCAGCCGGTGACCACGCTGTCGCGCCAGCGCTACGAAGAGCGCCTGGGCGACAAGGGCCTGCTGCAGCCGACGAAGATCGAAGTCGAGCAGTCGCTGGCCAATGTGGATACCTACATCAGCGGCATCGAGCAGTTGTTCGGCAAGTACAAGGTGGCCGGTGCCGAGCAGGCGCTGCAGACCATCGCCAGCCAGCTGCGCGAGTACCGCGACTGGACCCGCCGTGACGTGCTGCCCAAGGCCCGCACCGACGCGCGCCTGCCCGAGCCGCTGTATGCCTACCAGCTCAAGCGCGTGGGCATCGACATCGCCCCGGCGCTGCTGATGCAGCGGGCCCAGCTGGAATTCATGGAGACCCGCTCGGCGATGCGCCAGCTGGCACCGCTGGTGGTGCAGGCCAAGGGCCTGAAGGTCACCGACCCCACCGATCCGGTCGCGGTGGTGCGTGCGCTCAAGGGCGACAAGATTGCCGATGACCAGCTGGAGCACCACTACCGTGGTGTGATCGATGCGATCGACCCGATCATCCGCCGCGAGAAGATCGTCGACGTGCCGCAGCGCCCGATGCAGATGCGCCTGGGCTCGGCCGCCGAAAGCGCCGCCTCGCCGGCCCCCCACTTCCTGCCGGCGCCGCTGGTCGGCAACACCGGCCAGCAGGGCACCTTCGTGCTGCCGCTGGGCAACCCGGCGGCCGGCGACAAGGCCGCGCAGTACGACGATTTCAACTTCGGCTCAGCCGCCTGGACGCTGAGCGCGCATGAAGGCCGCCCGGGCCACGAGCTGCAGTTCACCGCGATGGTCGAGCGTGGCATCTCGCTGGCGCGCACCATGTTCGCCTTCAACTCGGTCAACGTGGAAGGCTGGGCGTTGTATGCCGAAGCGGAGATGGTGCCGTACGAGCCGCTGGACGGGCAGCTGATCGCGCTGCAGTTCCGCCTGCTGCGTGCCGCGCGCGCAATGCTGGACCCGATGCTCAACCTGGGCCAGATCGACCGTGCCAACGCCGAGCGCGTGCTGATCGACGAAGTCGGCCTGTCCAAGGCGATGGCCACCCAGGAACTGGACCGCTACATGGTGCGCATGCCCGGCCAGGCCGGCAGCTACTTCTACGGTTACACCCGCATCCTTGAGCTGCGCATGCAGACCGAGCTGGCGCTGGGCGATCGCTTCGACCGGCTGGCATTCAACAACTTCCTGCTGGACCAGGGCCTGCTGCCGCCGGACCAGCTGGCCAAGGCAGTGAACGAGGTGTTCGTGCCGAAGTACAAAGGCGCGGCCAAGCGCTGA
- a CDS encoding bestrophin family protein: MIIRPRPHGWQLLYILRGSIVPAVAPKVVAILLLSIAVAALAELWHPPGIERVSVAPFTLLGLVLSIFLSFRNNACFERWWEGRKLWGQLIYESRSLARLCQAVLVDDAALRDRVCRLCIGFAHALAARLRGRDVALAALPWVAEADRVRFGQRRNVPDQLLAMIASDLAQALRAGQLDPYLYTQFETRLHALSSIQAGCERILTTPLPFAYTLLLHRCAWLFCVLLPFGLASSLGWATPVVSAVLAYAFFGLDQLGEEMEEPFGLESNDLPLDAMVRTIEIDLLDSLGVQPLPEPLQPRQYLLQ; this comes from the coding sequence ATGATCATTCGTCCTCGTCCCCACGGTTGGCAACTGCTCTACATCCTGCGCGGCTCCATCGTTCCGGCGGTGGCCCCGAAAGTCGTGGCGATCCTGCTGCTGTCCATTGCCGTCGCCGCCCTGGCCGAGCTGTGGCACCCGCCGGGCATCGAGCGCGTCTCGGTAGCGCCGTTCACGCTGCTGGGCCTGGTGCTGTCGATCTTCCTCAGCTTCCGCAACAACGCCTGTTTCGAGCGTTGGTGGGAAGGCCGCAAGCTGTGGGGCCAGCTGATCTATGAATCGCGCAGCCTGGCGCGGCTGTGCCAGGCCGTGCTGGTCGACGATGCGGCGCTGCGTGACCGCGTGTGCCGGCTGTGTATCGGCTTCGCGCATGCCCTGGCCGCCCGCCTGCGCGGCCGCGACGTGGCGTTGGCGGCGCTGCCGTGGGTGGCCGAGGCCGACCGCGTGCGTTTCGGCCAGCGCCGCAATGTGCCGGATCAACTGCTGGCGATGATCGCCTCCGATCTGGCCCAGGCGCTGCGCGCCGGTCAGCTCGATCCCTACCTGTACACCCAGTTCGAAACACGCCTGCATGCGCTCTCCAGCATCCAGGCCGGTTGCGAGCGCATCCTGACCACCCCGCTGCCGTTCGCCTACACGCTGCTGCTGCACCGCTGCGCGTGGCTGTTCTGCGTGCTGCTGCCGTTCGGCCTGGCCAGTTCGCTAGGCTGGGCCACGCCGGTGGTCTCGGCCGTGTTGGCGTATGCATTCTTCGGCCTGGACCAGCTTGGTGAAGAAATGGAGGAGCCGTTCGGGCTGGAATCCAACGACCTGCCGCTGGATGCGATGGTGCGCACCATCGAAATCGATCTGCTCGACAGCCTGGGCGTCCAGCCGCTGCCCGAGCCCCTGCAACCGCGGCAGTACCTGCTGCAGTAA
- the hemB gene encoding porphobilinogen synthase: MAHPDYRPRRMRHDEFSRRLMRENTLTTDDLIYPVFVHELAGRAPIASMPGVERLSIDELLKVAEEALELGIPVIDLFPVIDPAGKSLDAAAAWDGNGLAQRAVRALKSRFPELGVMTDVALDPYTTHGQDGIIDDAGYVLNDITVEALVKQSLSHAEAGVDIISPSDMMDGRIGAIRRALDAAGHVNVRIMAYSAKYASAFYGPFRDAVGSSAGLGKADKKTYQMDPANGDEAMREIALDLEEGADMVMVKPGMPYLDLVRRVKQQFGVPTFAYQVSGEYAMMKAAFANGWLDERACVMESLIGFKRAGADGVLTYFAPQVARWLRER; this comes from the coding sequence ATGGCACACCCCGACTATCGCCCCCGCCGCATGCGTCACGACGAGTTCTCGCGCCGCCTCATGCGCGAAAACACCCTGACCACCGACGACCTGATCTATCCGGTGTTCGTGCACGAGCTGGCCGGCCGCGCGCCGATCGCCTCGATGCCGGGCGTGGAACGGCTCTCGATCGACGAGCTGCTCAAAGTGGCCGAAGAGGCGCTGGAACTGGGCATCCCGGTGATCGACCTGTTCCCGGTGATCGATCCGGCCGGCAAGAGTCTGGACGCGGCGGCGGCATGGGACGGGAACGGGCTGGCGCAGCGCGCGGTGCGTGCACTGAAGTCGCGCTTCCCCGAGCTGGGCGTGATGACCGATGTCGCGCTGGATCCGTACACCACGCATGGTCAGGACGGCATCATCGATGACGCCGGCTACGTGCTCAACGACATCACGGTCGAGGCGCTGGTCAAGCAGTCGCTCTCGCATGCCGAAGCGGGCGTGGACATCATTTCGCCCTCGGACATGATGGACGGCCGCATCGGCGCGATCCGCCGTGCGCTGGATGCCGCGGGCCACGTCAACGTGCGCATCATGGCCTACTCGGCCAAGTACGCCTCGGCGTTCTACGGTCCGTTCCGCGATGCGGTCGGCAGCTCGGCCGGCCTCGGCAAGGCGGACAAGAAGACCTACCAGATGGACCCGGCCAACGGCGATGAGGCCATGCGCGAGATCGCGCTGGACCTGGAAGAAGGTGCGGACATGGTCATGGTCAAGCCGGGCATGCCCTACCTGGACCTGGTGCGCCGGGTGAAGCAGCAGTTCGGCGTGCCGACCTTCGCGTATCAGGTCAGTGGCGAGTACGCGATGATGAAGGCCGCCTTCGCCAATGGCTGGCTGGACGAGCGAGCCTGCGTGATGGAATCGCTGATCGGCTTCAAGCGCGCCGGCGCCGACGGCGTGTTGACCTATTTCGCCCCGCAGGTGGCGCGTTGGCTGCGCGAACGCTGA
- a CDS encoding SHOCT domain-containing protein has product MQTMGWLQWVTWTAGVLAFAVVIGLVIRGVRRAARQAPEQPSAAARIAREAQLSPALQAQLAALNQRKDHGEISEAQYEQLRAELLQGH; this is encoded by the coding sequence ATGCAGACGATGGGATGGCTACAGTGGGTGACCTGGACGGCCGGCGTGCTCGCCTTTGCCGTGGTCATCGGGCTGGTGATCCGCGGTGTGCGCCGTGCCGCGCGGCAAGCGCCGGAGCAGCCTTCCGCCGCCGCGCGCATTGCCCGTGAGGCGCAGCTTTCGCCCGCCTTGCAGGCACAGCTGGCGGCGTTGAACCAGCGCAAGGATCACGGCGAGATCAGCGAGGCGCAGTACGAGCAGCTGCGCGCGGAGCTGCTGCAGGGCCATTGA
- a CDS encoding TolB-like protein: MRIPLSLLALSASLLCTPAAMALSEFGIEGMGVVSTKANEAQATIAPDGQRIVWASDRAGGQGGWDLWQAVLRDGRWQDPAPLALNSAHDERDPYFSHDGRWLYFASNRSGGQGGFDLYRAPVTADGSVGPAQTLPGPLNTRADERAPALRPDGRTLLFSRNGKHTQGGFDLYLAPVQGDGWGTAQALPAPLNTAADELGAAWLDNEGALAFTRASDGRSQVLLASCDHRQAAVPLTLSFNTADGQTGAPVVDASKPTEMVLAGMARAPRAGGLDLYRIKAPAAPRGMGCG; the protein is encoded by the coding sequence ATGCGCATTCCATTGTCTCTGCTCGCGCTGAGCGCCAGTTTACTCTGCACGCCCGCCGCGATGGCGCTTTCCGAATTCGGCATCGAGGGCATGGGCGTGGTCTCGACCAAGGCCAACGAAGCCCAGGCCACGATCGCGCCGGACGGCCAGCGCATCGTGTGGGCCAGCGACCGCGCCGGTGGCCAGGGCGGCTGGGACCTGTGGCAGGCGGTGCTGCGCGACGGCCGCTGGCAGGACCCTGCCCCGCTCGCGCTCAACAGCGCCCACGACGAGCGCGACCCGTACTTCAGCCATGATGGCCGCTGGCTGTACTTCGCCTCCAACCGCAGCGGCGGCCAGGGTGGATTCGACCTGTACCGCGCCCCGGTGACCGCCGATGGCAGCGTCGGGCCCGCGCAGACCCTGCCGGGCCCCCTCAACACGCGCGCGGACGAACGGGCGCCGGCCCTGCGCCCGGACGGGCGCACCCTGCTGTTCTCGCGCAACGGCAAGCACACCCAGGGCGGCTTCGATCTGTACCTGGCGCCCGTGCAGGGCGATGGATGGGGCACCGCGCAGGCCCTGCCCGCCCCGCTCAACACGGCCGCCGACGAGCTCGGGGCGGCCTGGCTGGATAACGAGGGTGCACTGGCGTTCACCCGGGCGAGCGACGGGCGCTCGCAGGTGTTGCTGGCGAGCTGCGATCACCGCCAGGCGGCGGTGCCATTGACGTTGTCGTTCAACACCGCCGACGGCCAGACCGGCGCGCCGGTGGTGGACGCGTCCAAGCCCACGGAGATGGTGCTGGCTGGCATGGCACGCGCACCGCGTGCCGGTGGGCTGGATCTGTACCGGATCAAGGCGCCGGCAGCGCCGCGGGGTATGGGCTGCGGTTGA
- the aroE gene encoding shikimate dehydrogenase — MTDRYAVFGQPIAHSQSPHIHATFGRQEGLALDYRAIEASPAEFLAALEAFAAEGGVGANITAPHKEAAFALCTTLTSRARRAGAVNTLLRKGDRWHGDTTDGIGLVRDLTDRHGLDLRGRRTLLIGAGGSARSVAPALLDAGILELVVVNRTPERADALIDAMGEPGRAITRYWEDIRELGDFELIVNATSAGRDRAAEFKLPLSLVNSMTTAVDLNYGEAAIAFTAWARSAGCRNIVDGLGMLVEQAAESFLQWHAVRPQTDAVYTELRNRLAPLAGED, encoded by the coding sequence ATGACCGACCGTTACGCCGTATTCGGCCAGCCCATCGCGCATTCGCAGTCGCCGCACATCCACGCCACGTTCGGCCGGCAGGAAGGCCTGGCGCTGGACTACCGTGCGATCGAAGCGTCGCCGGCCGAGTTCCTGGCAGCGCTGGAGGCCTTCGCCGCCGAGGGCGGCGTGGGCGCCAACATCACCGCGCCGCACAAGGAAGCCGCCTTCGCACTGTGCACCACGCTGACCTCGCGCGCGCGCCGCGCCGGTGCGGTCAACACGCTGCTGCGCAAGGGCGACCGCTGGCATGGCGACACCACCGATGGCATCGGCCTGGTCCGTGACCTTACCGACCGCCACGGCCTGGACCTGCGTGGCCGCCGCACCCTGCTGATCGGCGCCGGCGGCTCGGCCCGCAGCGTGGCCCCGGCCCTGCTGGATGCCGGCATCCTGGAGCTGGTGGTGGTCAACCGCACCCCGGAGCGCGCCGACGCGCTGATCGATGCGATGGGCGAGCCGGGCCGCGCGATCACCCGCTACTGGGAAGACATCCGCGAGCTGGGCGATTTCGAGTTGATCGTCAACGCCACCTCGGCCGGCCGCGACCGCGCCGCGGAATTCAAGCTGCCGCTCTCGCTCGTCAACAGCATGACCACCGCCGTGGACCTCAACTACGGCGAGGCCGCGATTGCCTTCACTGCGTGGGCGCGCTCGGCCGGCTGCCGCAACATCGTCGATGGCCTGGGCATGCTGGTCGAACAGGCCGCCGAGAGCTTCCTGCAGTGGCACGCGGTGCGCCCGCAGACCGACGCGGTCTACACCGAGCTGCGGAACCGGCTGGCGCCGCTGGCCGGCGAGGACTGA
- the dinG gene encoding ATP-dependent DNA helicase DinG gives MTEKVEAPRALNDELKAGIRDAYAKLQANTPGFSTRRSQSQMIGVVSRALSHSGGVGVVEAPTGVGKSLGYLTAGVPIALATKKKLVISTGTVALQSQLVERDIPNFLKATGIEATVALAKGRTRYLCTRNAAEAHGDGAQEGMFEDEQPLFDRPLAPIEMDLAQSLSKAFLEGRWNGDLDNAPETISNTLRSRITTPASGCAGRKCAYAAQCAVLRSRNTVREAQIVVTNHALLLSALSIGESDNGQPLIAPPSDMLLVLDEGHHIGNVAIDQGAASLALDEMAKRTGRLQILIAAAYRAVDKDKLGNLLPNEAIEVAAKVSKQLKAFRDVIDRSWRPDPSAQEPMWRAPNGRLPEIWMPDIEAIADDTRALFNWAHAALTQVAKGKPEDAARERLQRNLGMALEMIEQQHNLWTGWRREDKDGQPPTARWITLSRDGDLVLHGSPVSAANVLRKLLWDEVDSVVMTSATLTGGGDFQALAIDNGIPAEAEMVSLASPFDLPNQAQLIVPAFPVTPDDKEGHPKEIAKYLVKELDWGKGSIVLFTSRWKMEKVAELMPAAQRKQVLVQGETAKQKMIDEHLRRTSAGEGSVLFGLNSFGEGLDLPGEACTTVVITQVPFAVPTDPQTSTLSEWFESRGLNAFNLIAIPHALRTLTQFSGRLIRTSTDTGRVIILDSRLLTRRYGKRIIDSLPPFKRVIG, from the coding sequence GTGACCGAAAAAGTTGAAGCCCCCCGCGCCCTGAACGACGAACTCAAGGCCGGCATCCGCGACGCCTACGCCAAGCTGCAGGCCAATACGCCCGGCTTCAGTACCCGGCGCTCGCAGAGCCAGATGATCGGCGTGGTGTCGCGTGCGCTCTCGCACAGCGGCGGCGTGGGCGTGGTTGAAGCCCCGACCGGCGTCGGCAAGTCGCTGGGCTACCTGACCGCCGGCGTGCCGATCGCGCTGGCGACCAAAAAGAAGCTGGTGATCAGCACCGGCACCGTGGCGCTGCAGTCGCAGCTGGTCGAGCGCGACATCCCCAATTTCCTCAAGGCCACCGGTATCGAAGCGACGGTGGCGCTGGCCAAGGGCCGCACCCGCTACCTGTGCACCCGCAATGCCGCCGAAGCGCATGGCGATGGCGCGCAGGAAGGCATGTTCGAGGACGAGCAGCCGCTGTTCGATCGCCCGTTGGCGCCGATCGAGATGGACCTGGCGCAGTCGCTGAGCAAGGCCTTCCTCGAAGGCCGCTGGAACGGCGACCTGGACAACGCGCCGGAAACGATCAGCAACACCCTGCGCTCGCGCATCACCACGCCGGCCTCGGGCTGCGCCGGGCGCAAGTGCGCCTACGCCGCGCAGTGCGCCGTGCTGCGTTCGCGCAACACCGTGCGCGAGGCGCAGATCGTGGTGACCAATCACGCGCTGCTGCTGTCGGCGCTGTCGATCGGTGAGAGCGACAACGGCCAGCCGCTGATCGCCCCGCCCTCGGACATGCTGCTGGTGCTCGACGAAGGCCACCATATCGGCAACGTCGCCATCGACCAGGGGGCGGCCAGCCTCGCGCTGGACGAGATGGCCAAGCGCACCGGCCGCCTGCAGATCCTGATCGCCGCCGCCTACCGCGCGGTGGACAAGGACAAGCTGGGCAACCTGCTCCCCAACGAGGCGATCGAGGTCGCCGCCAAGGTCAGCAAGCAGCTCAAGGCCTTCCGCGATGTGATCGACCGCAGCTGGCGGCCGGACCCGTCTGCACAGGAGCCGATGTGGCGCGCCCCGAACGGCCGCCTGCCGGAGATCTGGATGCCGGACATCGAGGCCATCGCCGACGACACCCGCGCGCTGTTCAACTGGGCGCATGCCGCGTTGACGCAGGTGGCCAAGGGCAAGCCCGAGGATGCCGCGCGCGAACGCCTGCAGCGCAACCTCGGCATGGCGCTGGAGATGATCGAGCAGCAGCACAACCTGTGGACCGGCTGGCGCCGCGAAGACAAGGACGGCCAGCCGCCCACCGCGCGCTGGATCACCCTCTCGCGCGATGGCGACCTGGTCCTGCACGGCTCGCCGGTGTCGGCCGCCAACGTGCTGCGCAAGCTGCTCTGGGATGAAGTGGACTCGGTGGTGATGACCTCGGCCACGCTGACCGGCGGCGGCGACTTCCAGGCGCTGGCGATCGACAACGGCATTCCGGCCGAGGCCGAGATGGTCTCGCTCGCCTCCCCGTTCGACCTGCCCAACCAGGCGCAGCTGATCGTGCCGGCGTTCCCGGTCACCCCGGACGACAAGGAAGGTCACCCCAAGGAGATCGCCAAGTACCTGGTCAAGGAACTGGACTGGGGCAAGGGCAGCATCGTGCTGTTCACCTCGCGCTGGAAGATGGAAAAGGTGGCCGAGCTGATGCCGGCCGCGCAGCGCAAACAGGTGCTGGTGCAGGGCGAGACCGCCAAGCAGAAGATGATCGACGAGCACCTGCGGCGTACCTCGGCCGGTGAGGGTTCGGTGTTGTTCGGGCTGAATTCCTTCGGCGAAGGCCTGGATCTGCCCGGCGAAGCCTGCACCACCGTGGTGATCACCCAGGTGCCGTTCGCGGTCCCGACCGACCCGCAGACCTCCACGCTGAGCGAGTGGTTCGAAAGCCGCGGCCTGAACGCCTTCAACCTGATCGCGATCCCGCACGCCCTGCGCACGCTGACCCAGTTCTCCGGCCGGTTGATCCGCACCTCCACCGATACCGGTCGCGTGATCATCCTCGACTCGCGGCTGCTGACCCGCCGCTACGGCAAACGCATCATCGATTCACTGCCGCCGTTCAAGCGGGTGATCGGGTAA